Proteins encoded by one window of Gopherus flavomarginatus isolate rGopFla2 chromosome 11 unlocalized genomic scaffold, rGopFla2.mat.asm SUPER_11_unloc_1, whole genome shotgun sequence:
- the LOC127040893 gene encoding olfactory receptor 12-like, translated as MSAAEPGRDVNHTEVTEFILLGFGRGPGLQVVPFMMFLVIYTITVLGNTILVLIITDDSRLHTPMYFLLMNLSLLDLCSSSVIAPRAMASFLTDAKTISYRGCATQLFFFSLFATTEAFILSAMAYDRYTAICNPLLYPIAMSKPVCIQLVAGSYLCGSVNAMVQTSFTFTLRFCGFNEINHFFCDVPALLTLSCTDTYINQMMLFPLCGLIIMSTALIILVSYVYIISAVLQTRCATGRHKTFSTCTSHIVVVSLLYGTVSFMYAQPNSLSSPDQGKVVSVFYTLVIPMLNPFIYSLRNKDVKEALRRTIGCIMVLK; from the coding sequence ATGTCAGCGGCGGAGCCAGGGAGAGATGTGAACCACACTGAAGTGACAGAATTTATCCTGCTGGGGTTTGGAAGAGGTCCAGGGCTCCAGGTGGTCCCTTTTATGATGTTCCTGGTGATTTACACAATAACTGTGCTAGGGAACACCATCCTGGTCCTCATCATTACAGACGACTCTcgccttcacacccccatgtacttcctcCTCATGAACCTGTCACTCTTagacctctgctcctcctccgtCATTGCCCCCAGAGCCATGGCGAGCTTCCTAACAGATGCCAAAACCATTTCCTACAGGGGATGTGCCACCCAATTATTCTTCTTCTCTCTTTTTGCCACTACTGAGGCATTCATTCTGTCGGCCATGGCATATGATCGATACACCGCCATATGCAACCCGCTCCTGTATCCCATCGCCATGTCTAAGCCCGTCTGCATTCAGCTGGTGGCGGGGTCCTATCTCTGTGGCAGCGTGAACGCCATGGTGCAAACCAGCTTCACCTTTACTCTGCGCTTCTGCGGCTTTAATGAGATCAATCACTTCTTCTGTGATGTTCCAGCCCTGCTAACCCTCTCATGCACCGACACATACATCAATCAAATGATGCTGTTTCCTTTATGTGGCCTCATCATAATGAGCACTGCCCTGATCATTCTTGTCTCTTATGTCTATATCATCTCTGCTGTCCTCCAGACTCGCTGTGCCACGGGCAGGCACAAGAccttctccacctgcacctcccacATAGTGGTTGTGAGTTTATTATACGGGACTGTTTCCTTCATGTATGCCCAGCCCAATTCATTATCCTCCCCAGATCAGGGTAAAGTGGTGTCTGTATTTTACACCCTCGTCATCCCCATGTTGAATCCCTTCATCTACAGCCTAAGGAACAAAGATGTTAAAGAAGCTTTGAGAAGAACCATAGGCTGCATAATGGTTTTGAAATGA
- the LOC127040924 gene encoding olfactory receptor 13A1-like, producing MEPSNHTRVTDFIMQGLFDHPQHQRLIFGLFLCFYMTAIMGNSLIIAAIAIHPPLHTPMYFFIANLALVDILCSSSVLPKMLKNLFQEKKTISFDGCIAQLFAFTLSSGTELVLLTAMSYDRYVAICHPLRYVNLMSKDICISLAAGVWAVGTINSLVHTLLMLRLDFCGPNLIRHFFCEIPPVLALSCSSTYLNEIMIFMADIFLAMVNFLLTTVSYSFIIIAIFKIQSSKGKQRAFSTCSSHLLVVSLYYSTIIYTYIRPTSSYSLDKDKMVAIMYTLVTPTLNPVIYSLRNNEIKVAIRKILPFNTK from the coding sequence ATGGAACCCAGTAACCACACCAGGGTGACTGATTTCATCATGCAGGGTCTCTTTGACCACCCTCAACACCAACGGCTGATCTTTGGCCTATTCCTTTGCTTTTATATGACTGCCATCATGGGTAATTCATTGATCATTGCGGCTATTGCCATCCACCCACCTCTCcacactcccatgtacttcttcaTTGCCAATTTAGCCCTGGTTGACATTTTGTGCTCTTCCTCAGTCCTACCAAAAATGCTGAAAAACCTGTTTCAGGAGAAGAAAACCATCTCCTTTGATGGCTGCATTGCCCAGCTTTTTGCCTTTACTTTGTCATCAGGGACAGAGCTTGTGCTTCTCACTGCTATGTCATATGACAGGTATGTTGCCATCTGCCACCCCTTACGCTATGTCAATCTCATGAGTAAGGACATTTGCATCAGTTTAGCAGCTGGTGTCTGGGCTGTTGGTACCATCAATTCATTGGTGCACACATTACTCATGCTGCGCCTGGATTTCTGCGGACCCAACCTAATCCGGCATTTCTTCTGTGAGATCCCACCAGTGTTGGCACTGTCTTGCAGCTCCACTTATCTCAATGAAATAATGATCTTCATGGCTGACATCTTCTTGGCAATGGTGAACTTCCTGCTGACCACCGTGTCATATAGCTTCATCATCATCGCCATCTTTAAAATCCAGAGCTCCAAAGGGAAGCAaagagccttctccacctgctcctcccacctgctCGTGGTCTCCTTGTACTACTCCACTATCATCTACACCTACATCCGTCCCACTTCAAGTTATTCGTTGGATAAAGACAAGATGGTGGCCATAATGTACACTCTAGTCACTCCCACTCTGAACCCTGTGATCTACAGTCTGCGCAATAACGAGATCAAAGTGGCCATAAGGAAAATTCTTCCCTTCAACACAAAATAG